From Lathamus discolor isolate bLatDis1 chromosome 15, bLatDis1.hap1, whole genome shotgun sequence, a single genomic window includes:
- the LOC136022335 gene encoding discoidin domain-containing receptor 2-like, with protein MIFCMLLLASLPEPAGAEVNPAICRYPLGMHEGTIRDEDITASSQWYDSTGPQYARLQREEGDGAWCPAGLLQPEDVQFLQIDLHKLFFITLVGTQGRHAHATGKEFARAYRIDYSRNGERWVSWKDRQGVKVIQGNVDTYDVVLKDLRPPIIARFIRVMPVTKVPMTVCMRVELYGCVWHDGLASYSIPEGGTIAAPGSPIVYLNDSTYDGYQERRHLYGGLGQLTDGVLGLDDFTQSHQYRVWPGYDYVGWKNESFSTGYVEMEFQFDRPRNFTSMKVHCNNMFSKGVKIFQKVECLFKPRLIADWEPEPVGVATVLDDKNPSARFVTVPLSQRVGKAILCRFHFADTWMMMSEISFQSDMESVNPSFVTVATSTTDLLETEYNVTEGTWETTSSVTSTWIGEKADDSSTSILVGCLVAIILLLLMIIIIILWKQYVQKRLEKAPRRILEEDATVRLSFYSYTIANNQTQIHQSNPTYERAFPLDLEYHQPATLLQKLPELSQSAEDSVCSGDYAEPDLTKSTPHQGFQNNVPHYAETDIVHLQGVTGNNMYAVPALTVDSLTKKDISVGEFPRQQLRLKEKLGEGQFGEVHLCEADGLLEFLGVSSTEFTHQPVLVAVKMLRSDVNKTARNDFLKEIKIMSRLKNPNIIRLLGVCVRDDPLCMITEYMENGDLNQFLSQREIYSKFAISNNIPCVSYSNLLYMATQIASGMKYLASLNFVHRDLATRNCLVGNNYTIKIADFGMSRNLYSGDYYRIQGRAVLPIRWMAWESILLGKFTTASDVWAFGVTLWEMFILCKEQPYSLLSDEQVIENTGEFFRSQGRQIYLSQTPLCPNPVFDLMLKCWSRDIKDRPTFDMIHHFLLEQMESNI; from the exons ATGATCttctgcatgctgctgctggcctccCTGCCTGAGCCAGCGGGCGCCGAAGTCAACCCTG CTATATGCCGTTACCCTTTGGGTATGCACGAAGGGACGATACGAGATGAAGACATCACAGCTTCCAGCCAGTGGTATGATTCCACAGGGCCCCAGTATGCACG GTTACAAAGGGAAGAGGGTGATGGAGCCTGGTGCCCAGCTGGCTTGCTGCAACCAGAAGACGTCCAGTTCCTCCAAATCGACCTGCACAAGCTGTTTTTCATCACCTTGGTTGGCACTCAGGGACGGCATGCccatgccacaggcaaggaGTTTGCCCGTGCTTACCGCATCGACTACAGCCGCAACGGCGAGCGCTGGGTCTCCTGGAAGGACCGCCAGGGAGTGAAG gtgaTCCAAGGGAATGTTGACACTTACGACGTGGTCTTGAAAGATCTTCGGCCTCCCATCATTGCACGTTTTATCCGGGTGATGCCTGTGACAAAGGTGCCAATGACTGTCTGTATGAGAGTGGAGCTCTATGGCTGTGTCTGGCATG ATGGTTTGGCATCCTATAGCATCCCTGAAGGAGGGACAATAGCGGCTCCTGGCTCCCCCATCGTTTATCTGAATGACTCGACCTATGATGGCTACCAGGAGCGCAG gcacttgtacgGTGGCCTGGGCCAGCTCACGGATGGGGTGCTGGGCCTGGATGACTTCACACAGAGCCACCAGTACCGCGTGTGGCCAGGCTATGACTACGTGGGCTGGAAGAATGAGAGCTTCAGCACGGGCTATGTTGAAATGGAGTTCCAGTTTGACCGGCCACGGAACTTCACCTCCATGAAG GTGCATTGTAACAACATGTTTTCCAAGGGGGTGAAGATCTTCCAGAAGGTGGAGTGTCTGTTCAAACCACGCCTGATCGCAGACTGGGAGCCTGAGCCTGTTGGGGTGGCAACTGTCTTGGATGACAAAAACCCCAGCGCCAGGTTTGTGACTGTGCCCCTCAGCCAGCGCGTGGGCAAAGCCATCCTCTGCCGCTTCCACTTTGCTGACACCTGGATGATGATGAGCGAGATCTCCTTCCAGTCGG ACATGGAGAGTGTGAATCCGAGCTTTGTTACAGTCGCCACAAGCACAACAGATCTGCTGGAAACTGAGTACAATGTTACCGAGGGGACCTGGG AAACCACATCTTCTGTGACCAGCACCTGGATAGGAGAGAAAGCAGATGACTCCAGCACCTCCATCCTCGTGGGCTGCCTTGTGGCTATTATTCTCCTGCTCCTGATGATTATAATCATTATTCTTTGGAAGCAGTATGTTCAGAAAAGGTTGGAAAAG GCCCCACGTCGAATCCTGGAGGAGGATGCCACAGTTCGCCTCTCCTTCTACAGCTACACCATTGCCAACAACCAGACCCAGATTCACCAGTCAAATCCCACTTATGAACGTGCTTTCCCACTGGATTTGGAATATCACCAGCCAGCTACGCTGCTCCAAAAGCTTCCAGAGCTCTCCCAAAGTGCGGAGGATTCGG TGTGCAGTGGGGACTATGCTGAGCCCGACCTGACCAAGTCCACTCCTCACCAAGGCTTCCAGAACAACGTTCCTCACTATGCCGAGACAGATATTGTCCATCTGCAGGGTGTAACTGGCAACAACATGTACGCGGTGCCTGCCCTCACCGTGGACTCCCTTACCAAGAAGGACATCTCTGTGGGTGAATTCCCACGGCAGCAGCTGCGGCTCAAGGAGAAGCTGGGAGAAGGGCAGTTTGGAGAG GTGCACCTCTGTGAAGCTGATGGCCTGCTGGAATTCTTGGGAGTCTCCTCTACAGAATTCACTCACCAGCCGGTTCTTGTGGCAGTGAAAATGCTGAGATCAGATGTCAACAAAACAGCCAG AAATGATTTCCTGAAGGAGATCAAGATCATGTCACGGCTCAAGAACCCCAATATCATCCGGCTCCTGGGGGTGTGTGTGCGTGATGACCCGCTGTGCATGATAACGGAGTACATGGAAAACGGAGACCTCAATCAGTTCCTGTCACAGAGGGAGATCTACAGCAAATTTGCCATTTCAAACAACATTCCCTGTGTCAG CTACTCCAACCTGCTGTACATGGCCACCCAGATTGCCTCTGGAATGAAGTATTTGGCATCTCTGAATTTTGTGCACAGAGACCTGGCAACTCGCAACTGCCTAGTGGGGAACAACTACACCATCAAGATTGCAGACTTTGGCATGAGCAGGAATCTCTACAGTGGGGATTACTACCGAATCCAGGGAAGAGCTGTACTGCCTATCCGTTGGATGGCCTGGGAAAGCATCCTCCTG GGCAAGTTCACCACAGCCAGTGATGTCTGGGCCTTTGGGGTCACCCTCTGGGAGATGTTCATACTGTGTAAGGAGCAGCCTTATAGCCTCCTCTCGGATGAGCAAGTCATCGAGAACACAGGAGAGTTCTTCCggagccagggcaggcag ATCTATCTCTCCCAGACTCCTCTGTGCCCTAACCCTGTGTTTGACCTGATGTTGAAATGTTGGAGCAGGGATATAAAAGATCGTCCCACTTTTGACATGATTCACCACTTCCTGCTAGAACAAATGGAATCAAACATTTGA